A portion of the Lolium rigidum isolate FL_2022 chromosome 1, APGP_CSIRO_Lrig_0.1, whole genome shotgun sequence genome contains these proteins:
- the LOC124673630 gene encoding bZIP transcription factor 29-like, protein MDDFGGADPARQQHLSPQGGGGGQPPVPRSPTPLDLSAAAASSAYHHRRLSPSPRPPAHPQARLPSPYGQIPPAHHARSLSQPLFFSLDALPPPPYADLPAIPPSPPSSTSDPPPFGLPPRRAAHRRSHSDIPFGFSHLSPPLPPPPPAPVKREGPDAAAGDDAALYDLVNAYMDLDGMDALNSDDRDSRASGTRADSSENEADSQSTSADRKDGGKARHCRSLSMDSFMGKLNFAAGEESPKMPLPSPGGGGGGLSRTGSGSLDGGGAAALFGAEFANGEFSEAEKKKIMANERLAEIALTDPKRVKRILANRQSAARSKERKMRYIQELEHKVQVLQTEATTLSAQLTMLQRDSGGLATQNNELKIRLQAMEQQAQLRDALNEALTGEVQRLKLATGEITDGRMSKMGLQQQMNSQLIQMQQLQIQQQQQQQQPSQMQQAQQQQQQQQQSQQSA, encoded by the exons ATGGACGACTTCGGCGGCGCTGATCCGGCGCGCCAGCAGCACCTGTCgccgcagggcggcggcggcgggcagccGCCGGTGCCGCGCTCGCCGACCCCGCTCGacctctccgccgccgcggcgTCGTCCGCGTACCACCACCGCCGGCTCTCCCCGTCCCCGCGCCCCCCCGCGCACCCGCAGGCGCGCCTGCCGTCGCCCTACGGCCAGATCCCCCCGGCCCACCACGCGCGCTCGCTCTCGCAGCCGCTCTTCTTCTCGCTCGACGCGCTCCCGCCGCCGCCCTACGCCGATCTGCCCGCCATCCCGCCCTCCccgccctcctccacctccgaccCGCCGCCCTTCGGCCTGCCGCCGCGCAGGGCCGCGCACCGCCGCTCCCACAGCGACATCCCCTTCGGCTTCTCCCACCTCAGCCCGCCCCTGCCCCCGCCCCCGCCGGCGCCCGTCAAGCGCGAGGggcccgacgccgccgccggcgacgacgcCGCCCTCTACGACCTCGTCAACGCCTACATGGACCTCGACGGCATGGACGCGCTCAACTCCGACGACCGCGACAGCCGCGCCAGCGGCACGCGCGCCGACAGCAGCGAGAACGAGGCCGACAGCCAGTCCACCTCCGCCGACAGGAAGGACGGGGGCAAGGCCCGCCATTGCAGGAGCCTCTCCATGGACAGCTTCATGGGGAAGCTCAACTTCGCCGCCGGCGAAGAGTCGCCCAAGATGCCGCTGCCGTcccccgggggcggcggcggtggcctttCCAGGACCGGGAGCGGGTCAttggatggcggtggtgctgccGCGCTGTTTGGTGCGGAGTTTGCCAATGGGGAGTTCAGCGAAGCTGAGAAGAAGAAGATCATGGCAAATGAACGCCTGGCGGAGATTGCTCTGACAGATCCTAAGAGGGTCAAGAG GATTTTGGCGAATCGCCAGTCTGCGGCAAGGTCAAAGGAGCGCAAGATGAGGTACATTCAAGAGCTTGAGCATAAGGTACAGGTTCTGCAGACAGAGGCCACTACGCTTTCAGCACAGCTGACAATGCTGCAG AGGGACTCTGGAGGGCTCGCGACTCAGAACAATGAGTTGAAAATAAGGCTACAAGCAATGGAGCAGCAAGCCCAGCTGAGAGATG CTCTGAACGAAGCACTGACTGGTGAGGTCCAGCGTTTGAAACTCGCAACAGGTGAGATCACTGATGGTCGTATGTCAAAGATGGGCCTACAGCAGCAGATGAACTCGCAGCTGATTCAAATGCAGCAGCTGCAaatacagcagcagcagcagcaacaacaaccatCGCAGATGCAGCAGgctcagcaacaacaacagcaacaacagcagtCGCAGCAATCAGCATAG